From Hydra vulgaris chromosome 07, alternate assembly HydraT2T_AEP, a single genomic window includes:
- the LOC100201043 gene encoding putative ascorbate peroxidase isoform X1: protein MAREYLLLTWLLVCIVETKCIIPSETTFKNALTDLCQLIESSRKGNDLPLIAGCVRLAFHDCVGDGGCDGCIDHTNPDNAGLKRYTDPLDNLYDQKYVEKISRADFYALCAVVALNRSTFDTRDKYTGLSTFKVGRKDCSRSPAEDGNENFPKGTGGMAKTFQYFKDFGFNQAEAIILLGAHTLGRCSLSNSGYDGAWVDNRFSKVSKKAINPLAPTSVLDNSYYNMIVKIPPWKQFETSAHKMQWKEPNPFSSTILLNCDMATFYDLNAVDEFGTSDCRLSSPLSLKISKTSVCNPSVGREITQFYANNNAQFIADFAIVFNRMIEKNSATLQTAATLVKDDLLNKINDAFDEATKLVNEISDIVDDTPDK, encoded by the coding sequence ATGGCAAGAGAATATTTACTGTTAACATGGTTATTAGTATGTATTGTTGAAACTAAATGTATCATACCATCtgaaacaacatttaaaaatgcacTTACTGACCTGTGTCAGTTAATTGAAAGTAGTAGAAAAGGAAATGATTTGCCTTTAATAGCAGGATGTGTTCGACTTGCATTTCACGACTGTGTAGGAGATGGTGGGTGCGATGGTTGTATTGATCATACTAATCCCGATAATGCTGGTTTAAAAAGATATACTGACCCTCTTGATAACTTATATGACCAAAAATACgttgaaaaaatatcaagagcTGACTTTTATGCTTTGTGTGCTGTTGTTGCATTAAATCGGTCCACATTTGATACACGAGATAAATATACCGGCTTGAGTACATTTAAAGTTGGTCGAAAAGACTGTTCTCGATCGCCAGCAGAAGACGGTAATGAAAACTTTCCTAAAGGTACAGGTGGTATGGCTAAAACGTTTCAATATTTCAAAGATTTTGGTTTTAACCAAGCTGAAGCAATCATATTGCTCGGGGCTCACACACTTGGAAGATGTAGTCTTAGTAACTCCGGTTATGACGGCGCTTGGGTAGATAATcgtttttcaaaagtttcaaaaaaagcaataaatccTTTAGCACCTACAAGCGTGCTTGATAACTCGTACTATAACATGATAGTAAAAATTCCTCCTTGGAAACAATTTGAAACAAGCGCTCATAAAATGCAATGGAAGGAGCCAAATCCTTTTTCTTCTACTATTCTTTTAAACTGCGATATGGCAACTTTTTACGATTTGAATGCAGTAGATGAATTCGGTACTTCAGACTGTAGACTAAGTAGCCCTTTATCTctcaaaatttctaaaactagTGTATGTAATCCGTCTGTTGGTAGAGAAATAACAcaattttatgcaaataataatGCTCAATTTATCGCAGACTTTGCAATAGTTTTCAACCGAATGATTGAAAAAAACTCTGCAACTCTACAAACTGCTGCAACTTTGGTAAAGGATGACCTcttgaataaaattaatgatGCATTTGACGAGGCTACGAAGCTTGTAAATGAAATTTCCGATATAGTCGATGATACGCCAGACAAATAA
- the LOC124806715 gene encoding zinc finger BED domain-containing protein 4-like isoform X2, with product MNKKSLAWKFFDISTTPHMSKCKLCDSLVTRRGKSLKSYGTTAMVKHLRLKHSKEFELVGEKKVQSFPSISETSVASTTNTVQSNIIQALNKKKLWNIDDHGSIQIHKIIGKLITLDIEPFSIVEDTGFNELIKDAYPNYKLPCRTYFSQNVIPSMYDKLLEDIKIKVSATNYLSLTTDIWTADTAKIAFLSITGHWTDPTKFSQETAVLRVIHFPENHTGVHIKEYLQKGLESFKILLSKVHLIVTDNASNMKVVVKNSGMTSTPCFIHTLQLCIHDSILSQKTFKEILTLCRGIKIHFNHSPIAFAKIKSI from the coding sequence atgaataaaaaaagtttagcgtGGAAGTTTTTTGATATAAGCACGACTCCTCATATGAGCAAGTGCAAACTATGTGATAGTTTAGTTACGAGAAGAGGAAAATCTTTAAAGTCTTATGGAACTACAGCAATGGTAAAACATTTGCGTTTAAAGCACTCTAAAGAGTTTGAACTAGTGGGGGAAAAAAAGGTTCAATCATTTCCGTCTATTTCTGAAACCTCAGTTGCTTCTACCACCAATACAGTACAAAGTAACATTATTCAggctttaaacaaaaaaaaactatggaaTATTGATGACCACGGATCTATTCAAATCCATAAAATAATAGGAAAACTTATCACATTGGATATTGAGCCATTTTCTATTGTTGAAGATACGGGATTTAATGAACTGATTAAAGATGCTTACCCCAATTACAAATTACCATGTAGAACATATTTCAGCCAAAACGTAATCCCTAGCATGTATGATAAACTGCttgaagatataaaaataaaagtctccGCGACAAACTATTTGTCTTTGACGACAGATATTTGGACAGCGGATACTGCGAAAATCGCATTCTTAAGCATTACTGGACATTGGACAGATCCAACTAAATTTTCCCAAGAAACTGCTGTTCTTCGAGTAATTCATTTTCCGGAAAATCACACAGGTGTTCATATAAAAGAGTATTTACAAAAAGGTTTAGAATCTTTTAAAATCCTGTTAAGCAAAGTTCATCTTATTGTTACCGATAATGCAAGCAATATGAAGGTTGTAGTAAAAAACAGTGGAATGACATCAACTCCATGCTTTATCCATACTTTGCAGCTATGTATTCATGACTCTATACTTAGCCAAAAAACcttcaaagaaattttaactttatgcaGAGGAATAAAGATCCATTTTAATCATTCACCAATAgcatttgcaaaaataaaatcaatttag
- the LOC100201043 gene encoding putative ascorbate peroxidase isoform X2, with the protein MLKGAMAREYLLLTWLLVCIVETKCIIPSETTFKNALTDLCQLIESSRKGNDLPLIAGCVRLAFHDCVGDGGCDGCIDHTNPDNAGLKRYTDPLDNLYDQKYVEKISRADFYALCAVVALNRSTFDTRDKYTGLSTFKVGRKDCSRSPAEDGNENFPKGTGGMAKTFQYFKDFGFNQAEAIILLGAHTLGRCSLSNSGYDGAWVDNRFSKVSKKAINPLAPTSVLDNSYYNMIVKIPPWKQFETSAHKMQWKEPNPFSSTILLNCDMATFYDLNAVDEFGTSDCRLSSPLSLKISKTSVCNPSVGREITQFYANNNAQFIADFAIVFNRMIEKNSATLQTAATLVKDDLLNKINDAFDEATKLVNEISDIVDDTPDK; encoded by the exons atgttgaaaGGA GCAATGGCAAGAGAATATTTACTGTTAACATGGTTATTAGTATGTATTGTTGAAACTAAATGTATCATACCATCtgaaacaacatttaaaaatgcacTTACTGACCTGTGTCAGTTAATTGAAAGTAGTAGAAAAGGAAATGATTTGCCTTTAATAGCAGGATGTGTTCGACTTGCATTTCACGACTGTGTAGGAGATGGTGGGTGCGATGGTTGTATTGATCATACTAATCCCGATAATGCTGGTTTAAAAAGATATACTGACCCTCTTGATAACTTATATGACCAAAAATACgttgaaaaaatatcaagagcTGACTTTTATGCTTTGTGTGCTGTTGTTGCATTAAATCGGTCCACATTTGATACACGAGATAAATATACCGGCTTGAGTACATTTAAAGTTGGTCGAAAAGACTGTTCTCGATCGCCAGCAGAAGACGGTAATGAAAACTTTCCTAAAGGTACAGGTGGTATGGCTAAAACGTTTCAATATTTCAAAGATTTTGGTTTTAACCAAGCTGAAGCAATCATATTGCTCGGGGCTCACACACTTGGAAGATGTAGTCTTAGTAACTCCGGTTATGACGGCGCTTGGGTAGATAATcgtttttcaaaagtttcaaaaaaagcaataaatccTTTAGCACCTACAAGCGTGCTTGATAACTCGTACTATAACATGATAGTAAAAATTCCTCCTTGGAAACAATTTGAAACAAGCGCTCATAAAATGCAATGGAAGGAGCCAAATCCTTTTTCTTCTACTATTCTTTTAAACTGCGATATGGCAACTTTTTACGATTTGAATGCAGTAGATGAATTCGGTACTTCAGACTGTAGACTAAGTAGCCCTTTATCTctcaaaatttctaaaactagTGTATGTAATCCGTCTGTTGGTAGAGAAATAACAcaattttatgcaaataataatGCTCAATTTATCGCAGACTTTGCAATAGTTTTCAACCGAATGATTGAAAAAAACTCTGCAACTCTACAAACTGCTGCAACTTTGGTAAAGGATGACCTcttgaataaaattaatgatGCATTTGACGAGGCTACGAAGCTTGTAAATGAAATTTCCGATATAGTCGATGATACGCCAGACAAATAA
- the LOC136082728 gene encoding zinc finger BED domain-containing protein 4-like, translating to MKQDVPTRWNSSFEMLQRTFEQKVPLATYVAEFDEIKIPTNYQWGILEKLVYILAPFKNLIKKCGRRDNTCAKIIPSVLALKVLLQKTSSSDKYAGIMTMIHELIKSVTKRLNNFLFNKMLCVSTFLDPRYKLLYQHADENLVIEWVKEAWKEMQGAQDSEKCSEAERELIDIEVADIIEKQIILRSAITQEIDNYLSLPLLENTGCPFLWWSKCGMQFEKLKKMALKYLTASPSSIESESLFSAGGLFRTYTKQQGADLKQITENT from the exons ATGAAACAAGATGTTCCAACTCGCTGGAACAGTTCATTTGAAATGCTTCAAAGAACGTTTGAACAAAAAGTTCCTTTGGCCACTTATGTAGCAGAGtttgatgaaattaaaattcCTACTAATTATCAATGGGGAATACTCGAAAAACTTGTTTACATTCTTGCtccatttaaaaacttaataaaaaaatgtggtaGGAGGGACAACACTTGCGCAAAAATTATACCATCTGTTcttgcattaaaagttttattacaaaaaacttcaTCAAGTGATAAATACGCTGGGATTATGACGATGATTCATGAACTAATCAAATCTGTTACTAAAAGgcttaataactttttgtttaataaaatgttatgtgTATCAACATTTTTGGATCCAcgatataaattactttatcaacATGCAGATGAAAATCTTGTTATAGAGTGGGTTAAAGAAGCATGGAAAGAAATGCAAGGAGCGCAAGAT AGTGAAAAATGTTCCGAGGCAGAAAGAGAACTAATAGATATTGAAGTTGCTGACATAATTGAGAAGCAAATAATATTAAGGTCTGCAATTACTCAAGAAATAGACAATTATTTATCTCTGCCTCTTTTAGAAAATACAGGTTGTCCGTTTTTGTGGTGGAGTAAATGTGGAAtgcaatttgaaaaactaaaaaagatggCATTAAAATATCTTACAGCATCTCCGTCATCAATTGaaagtgaaagtttatttagtGCTGGTGGTTTATTTAGGACATATACGAAGCAACAAGGAGCAGACTTAAAGCAGATAACGGagaatacctaa